The following is a genomic window from Amycolatopsis acidiphila.
CGGGTGCGCTCCCAGCCGTGTCCCTCGGCGAGCTGCCGCACGATCAGCAGCGCCTCGGCGTGCGTCTCGGTGAACAACCGGTATCCGCTGGCCGTGCGCTCGACCGGCGGCAGCACGCCCAGCTCGACGTAGTTGCGGACCTGTTGCACGGAGACGCCGGCCATCCTCGCCAGATCGGTGATCCGCAGCTTCGCCACACGGCCAGCCTAGCGCTTGTTCCGCTGGTTGAGACTTTTACCAAACTCATTTGGGATCGATCAGGAAAAGCCTCGACAGGCACTCCGATAAACAATTAAAGGCAACGCTGTACCGTCCGAAATGGACACAGCGCGCTGGTACGCCGGGTGCCCGCCGAGGAGGATCTCGCCGGGCGCGGGAAAAGCTCAGCCCCTGACCGATCGCCGCAGCTCGGCCATCAGGGCCAGCGCGGGCCGCGACAGTGGCCGCGACGCGGAGCCGGCCAGGGAGACGTTCCAGCTCAAGGGTTCGCCGAGGACGGGGACGACGACCAGGTCGGTGAAGCTCGCGGCCACGGTGCCGGGCAGGAAGGCGGCGACGTGGCCCTGCCGGATCAGCGCGGCCGACGTGGCGTAGTCGGGTATCTCCAGTGGGACCGACCGGTGGTAGCCCAGCCGGTCGAACGCGATATCGGCGACATCGCGGGTGCCCCAGCCCTCGGGGAAGTCCACGAAGATCACCTCGGCGAGGTCGTCGAGCCGCACCCCGGTGGCGCCCGCGAGCGGATGACCCGGCCCGCACACCAGCCGCAGCCGCTCCTCGGTCAGCACCTCCACCGTGAGCCCGGCAGGCGGCCTGCGCGGGAAGGACGCGAGAGCCACGTCGATCGTGCCGTCGAGCAGCGCGTGGACGTGCCCCCGCGAGCCGGACGGCGAGTACAGCACGCGAACCCGCACCGCCGGGTTCGCGCGGTGGAAGCGGCCGAGCACGCCGGCCACGTCGATGCCCGATGTCGAGAGCATGCTGCCCATCACGACCGAGCCGTGCAGCTCGCCGGACTGCTGCTGGACCGCGTCGGAGGCCGCGCGGGCCGCCGCGAGCGTGGCGCGGGCGCTCGGCAGCATCGCGGACCCCGCGTCCGTCAGCGCCACGTGCCGGCTGTCCCGGTCGAACAGCGCCGCGCCGACCTCCCGTTCGAGCGCGCGGATCGCCGTCGAGACCCCGGACTGCACGACGCGCAGCCGCCGCGACGCCTTGGTGAAGCTCAGCTCCTCGGCCACCGCGACGAAGTACTCCAGCTGTCGCAGCTCCATCTCATCAATCTATTCCAGTGATAGCAGCATGCGGAAACATTCGTTGGACGTGATCGATCGGGACGCGGAGAGTGAAGTGTGGAAACGGGGACAGAAGGGATCTTCAGTGACGACGACAGCGGTCACCCGCGCGAGCACGCCGGTGCTGGGCTCCCGGCCGCACGGCCGGGGTTTCTGGCTGGTGGCCTGCACCTTCGCGGTGACCATGGCGTTCTCGGCCGCGCCCGCGCCGCTCTACGTGCTCTACCAGGCCAAGGACGGGTTCGGGCCGTTCACGGTGACCCTGGTCTTCGCCGCGTACGCGGCCGGGGTGGTCGCGAGCCTGTTCCTCGCCGGCCACGTGTCGGACTGGGCCGGGGCGGCGGCGCGTGCTGGTGCCCGCGGTGCTGGTCAACGTGCTCGCGGCGGTGATCTTCCTGAGCTGGTCGTCGGTGCCGGCGTTGCTGGTGGCGCGGTTCGTGTCCGGCATCAGCATCGGCATGCTCACCGCGACGGCCACCGCGCACCTGACCGAGCTGCACCTGGCGGCCCGCCCGGACGCCTCCCGTGCCCGCGCGGACCTCGTCGCCACGGCGGCGAACCTGGGCGGGATCGGCCTCGGCCCGCTCGTCTCGGGGCTGCTCGCCCAGTACGCGGGCGACCCGTTGCACGTGCCCTACCTCGTGTTCCAGGCGCTGATGCTGATCGGCGCCGTCGCCATCGGGCTCGCGCCGGAGACGGTCGAGGCGAGGCGCGTGCGGTACCGGCCGCAGCGGATTTCGGTGCCGCGCCCGGCCCGCGGCCGGTTCTACGCCGCGGGCGCCGCCGCACTGGCCGAGTTCGCGGTGTTCGGGCTGTTCACCTCGCTCGCCCCGGCGTTCCTGGCCAACGTCCTGCACGAGCACTCGCACGCGCTGGCCGGGGTCACGTCCTTCGCGGTGTTCGCCGCCGGGGCGCTCGCCCAGATCCTGTTCGCCCGCGCGGGGTTGCGCCGGCAGCTGGGGTACGGGCTGACCCTGCTGGTCGTCGGCGTCGTCCTGCTGACGATCGCGGTGCAGCTGCCGAGCCTGGTGTTGTTCCTCGCCGGCGGGGTGCTCGCCGGGGGCGGCGCGGGCGCGGCGTTCAAGGGCTCGGTCAGCATCGTGCTGTCGGTCGCCCCGCCCGCCGGGCGCGGCGAGGCGCTGGCGGGGCTGTTCCTCGCGGCCTACGTCGGACTGGCCGTGCCCGTGCTGGCGCTGGGCCTGGCGACCCAGCTGGTGTCGCTCCAGGTGGCGCTCGCCGGGTTCGCGGTGCTGCTGCTGGCGATCCTGGCCCTGGTCAGCCGCCGCCTGTTCGGGGCGGCATGAAACCGGTCAGCGCCGACCCGAGGGCCACGACCGAGGCCCCGGCCTCCAGATAGCTCCCGGCGTTCGCGGCGGTCATCCCCGCCGGTGGCGACGAACCGGGCTTCGGGGAACGGGCCGCGCATCGCGGCGAACCAGCCGGTGCCCAGCACCGAGGCGGGGAACGCCTTGAGCCAGCGCAGGCCGAGCCGCTGCGCCCGCTGCACGTCGCTCGCGGTGGCGACGCCCGGCAGGTGCGGCAAGCCGGCCTCAGCGCTGGCCACCGCCAGCTCCGGGTCGAGGCCCGGCGCGACCGTGAAGGCGGCGCCCGCGCGGACGGCGGCCCGGAGCCGGTCCGGGGTGGTGACGGTGCCCGCGCCCACCGGCCGTCCGTCGGCGACCGCGGTGGCGGCCTCCAGCGCGGCGACCGCGCTCTCGTCCTGCACCGGCACCTCGACACCGCGCACGCCCAGCTCCCAGGCCGTGCGCGCCAGCTCGACGGTCCGGGCGGCGTCGTACCCACGCAGGATCGCCATCAGGGTCTGGCCCGCGAAGGCCTCGGTGAACCAGTCGTTCACAGCGCGCCTCCCGGGACGAAGTCGCCGGTGCCGCCGAGCGCCCTGGCAGCGACCCGGTGCCCGTCGCGCAGGCAGGTGGCGGGGTCGAGGCCGCGCAGGACACCAGAGAGGTACCCGGCGGCGAACGCGTCACCGGCGCCCACGACCTCCACCACGTCGACGGGCGGCGCGGGCGCGAATGTCCGCTGTGGACCGTCGAACTCGGTGGCGCCATCGGCCCCGTCCTTGACCACCAGCCGCGCCGAGCTGATCAGCTTCCGGACCTCCTCCGGCGTCGCGGCGTCCCACAGCGTCTGCGCCTCGTCCTGGCCGACGAAGACGATGTCCGCCCGGTTCGCCAGCTCCAGCAGCACCGGTCCCGCCGCCGCGGCGGACCACAGCGCGGGCCGGTGGTTCACGTCGAACGAGACCGGCCCGTCGCGGTCGAGTGCCGCTTCAACGAGCGCGCGGCAGGAGGCGGACAAAGCGGGTGTGATCCCGCTCAGGTGCACCAGCTTCGCGTCGCCGATGGGCATTTCCGCCAGGTCGCCGGGCGAGAGCCGGGACGCCGCCGAGCCCGCCCGGTAGTAGTGCACGCGGGTGCCGCCCGCGCCGGGGTCCTTGAAGTACACACCGGTCGGCGCATCCTGGTCCACGCGCACCCACCGCACGTCGACGCCGTGCCCGGCGATCGCGTCCACCAGCCGCCGTCCCAGCGGGTCGTCGCCCACCCGGCCGGCCCAGGCGCTGTGGTGCCCGAGGTCGCGCAGGTACAACGCGACCGTCGACTCCGCGCCCCCGACGTCGAGCCGGAAGAGGTCCGCCTCGGCGAGCGGTCCCGGCTCCACCGGCGTCACGAGCACCATGGTCTCACCGATGCACAGCACTTCCGGTGTCATCCCAGGAACCTCGCACGCAGGTCCGGCCGCAGGAACGCGGCGGGGGAGGCGATCGACAGGCCGCCGTCGACGGGCAGCACGGCGCCGGTGACGAAAGACGCGCGCGGGGACGCGAGGAACGCGACCGCGTCGGCGACCTCCCGTGGAGTTCCGGTGCGGCCCAGGGGATAGCCCTCGGTGACGCCCGGGAGGTCCGCGGACCCGATCATGCCCGGCGCGACCGCGTTGACCCGCACCCCTTTCGGGCCGTACTCCAGCGCCAGCTGGCGCACCAGACCGTCCAGTCCGGACTTGGCCGCCGCGTAGCCGGGCAGGCCGGGCGCGGCGAGGAAACCGTTCACCGAGGTGACCGCGACGGTCGCGCCGCCGCGGGGCATCACCCGGAGCGCGGCGCGCGCCGGGTAGCATGCAGCGTCGAGCGTGTTCGCGATCGCCGCGCGCCATTGCTCGTCCGTCGCCCCTGTGGCGGCGGCGACCGGCTGCGCCGCGGCGGCGAGCACCAGCTCACCCGCGAAGGCCTCCGCGATGGCGATCCCGATCGCGGAGCCGCCGCCGATCACCAGTACGGTCCGGCTCACCGCGGGCCCCCGCGCCACGACGGCAGCGCCAGCTCGTCCAGCACCTCGTCGAGCGCCTTCGCCGTCACCGGCTCCAGCGGCCGCGCGGGCAGCCGCACCGCGGCCGAGCCGATGATCCCGCGGCGGCGCAGCACCTCCTTGTGCACCGCCCACGCCTGGCCGGGCCGTACCCCGAGGTGGATGAGCGGGAGCATGCGGGTGAACGCCGCGCGCGCCTCGGCCCGGCGGCCGGCCGCGAGGTCGTCGAGGATGCCGCGCAAGAGGTCGGTGAACTCGCATGCCGGCATGGTGCCCACGGCGCCGTTGTCGTACTCCTCGATCAGCGCCTGCGCGTTCTGCCCGCCGAGCACCGTGAGCCCGGTGCCGCGCACCGCGGCCACCTTGGCCGGGGTCGGCGGTGCCTCGACCTTGATCGACGTGATGCCCCCGACGCCCGCGAGCGCCGACACGGCGGCGACGTCGATCGGGACACCGGTGACGCTCGGGGCGTTCTGGATCATCACCGGCACCCCGGCCTTGTCCGCGACCTCGGCGAAGAACTCGACGACCTGGCCCGGCCCCGGCTTGGCCAGGAACGGCGGCAGCACCATGACCTGGTCGGCGCCGCCGGTGGCCGCCGCGTGCGCCTGTTCGAGCGCGGTCACCGTGCTGGTGCCGTTGACCCCGGCGATCACCGGCACCCCGGGCCCGGCCACCGTGCGGACCTCACGCAGGATCTTGGCGCGTTCGGCCGTGGTGAGAGCGAAACCCTCGCCGGCCATCCCGAAGACCGCGGGCCCGTCGGCGCCCGCGGACAGCTGGGACTCGACCAGCGACCGCAGCGAGGCGGGGTCCAGCTCGCCGCCGGCCGTGAACGGGGTCGCCAGGATGGGGATGAGCCCGGTGGGCGTGTCCGGCACGGTGTCAGCTCTCCTTCGCGAGGGTGGTGACCAGGTCGGCGTCGACCTCGATGCCGAGGCCCGGCCCGGTGGGCAGCCCGAAGCCGGCCGGGCCTGCCGTGAGCGGGGTGCGCAGGATGGTCTGCGCGACGGGGACGGGTCCGGCTGGTACTCGAAGTACGGTGTGTCGGCGCCGGCCGCCGAAACGTGGATGCCCGCGGCGAGGGAGACCCCGAGGCCGACCGAATGGTGGCACACCACCGGGACGTGGTACGCGGACGCGATGTCCACGATGGACATCGCCTCGGTGATGCCGGTGCGGGCGACGTCGGGCTGCGCGAGCCGCAGCGCCCGGCGGCCGAGCCAGTCGGCGAACTCGTAGCGGTTGCGCATCGCCTCGCCGACGGCCACCGGGGTGGTGATCCGGGCGGCCAGCTCCTGGTGCCCGGCGACGTCCTCGGGCACGAGCGGTGCCTCGAAGAACAACGCGCCGCGCCGGCCCAGCTCCTGGCCCAGCTCGACGGCCTCCCCGATCCGGTAGGCCCGGTGCGCGTCGACGGCGATCTTCATCGCCGGGGCGGCGGCCGCGACGGCGTCGAAGGTCGCGAGGTCCGCCTCGACGCCCTTGCCCGCGGCGAGCTTGACCTTCGTCGCGCCCTTCGCGGCCCAGTCGGCGGCCTGTGCCGCGCACTCCTCGTCCGTGGGCTTGAGCAGGGCGGAGACGTACACATCGACCGTCCCGGCTGTCGGTCGTCCGCAACGGACAGATGTCCACCGTGTGTCCACCGTGCACGCGGACCACACCACCGGCGGCTGGTCGAGCGGACGCGGTGAGGTTCGTCGCAGTCGCGTAGCCGGGCCCGGCTCTTCCGCTCAGCGCATCCGCGGCCGGGGCGGTGGCTGCTGCCGCCGCGGCGGCGGGGGCGGTGCGGCCGCCGGGTTGCGCCGCGGCGGAGGCGGCGCCTGCCGCCGCACCGGGGGCTGCTGCTGCCTCGCCGGCTCCTGCCGCGGGGCGGGCTGCCCCGCGGGCGGCGCGGCCGGAGCACGCCGGGCGTCGGCCGGGGCACGACGCGCGGCCGGGGGCGGGGTCGGCTCGCGCCGGTGCACCCACACCTCCACCGCCACGATCAGCAGCGCCAGCACGGCCATGGCGATCGCACCCGGGATGAACCCGCTCACCCCGCACAGGCCGGCCAGGGCCAGCGCGGGGATGATCGCGCACAGGCTGAACGGGTCGATGCGGGACAGGGAGTAGCGGGACCTCGGCTGGCCCATGGTGCTACCTCCTGTGGCCTGGGGCGGGACGATCAAGCCCGAAGTGTACCCGGGCGGGGGACCGGCCTCGCCGGGATCGGCCTCGAACCGGCCGCCGAACAGCCCAGTCGAGCACATTCCCCGCAAGCCGCCCGGCGCGACGAGGCGGTTTGCCTCCCGCCGCCGGTGGTAGCCCCTGGCCGATCGACCGGACCCAGCAGAGGTGGCGAAGCAGCATGACGGACAACGGCGTGGCCCAGACCACCGACCCGGAGGAGTTCGCCGACGAGGCCGGGGTGGACCCCACCCCGCAGCAGGTCGACCAGTACGTGGAGCTCGCGCAGGAACAGCCTCCGTGGTCGGACCCGGACGAGCGCTGAGCGAGGAGGACGTCCTGGGTCCGGACCACCGGGCGCAGGGGCGACGAAGAGGCCGGGCCGGGCGGGAACCGCGGCGGCTGAGCCGGGTTTGCCGCGGGGAAATCTTGGTACTCCCTCGCGCATGAGATCCTCCGGCCCGCTGTCCGTCGCGATCATCGGCCTGGGGCCACGAGGTCTTTCGGTCCTGGAGCGACTGATCCTCCGGCTCCGGGCCCGCGGCGGTGCGAACCCGGTGACGATCTGGGCGGTGGACACCGACGAGCACGGATCCGGGCGGGTGTGGCGGTCGGGCCAGCCACTGTGGCTCGCGGCGAACGCGACGGCGAGCGAACTCACCGCCCACTCCCCGGACAACCCCCTGCTCGACGGCGACGGGCCGTACGCGCTGAGCCACTGGTCCGCCGGCGACCCGGCCGGGCCCGCGCTGGCTCCGGACGAGTACCCCGGCCGGGCCCGCTACGGGGCCTACCTGCACGAGTTCTTCAAGCAGCTCTGCGCTCTCGCACCCGAAGGCGTGCGGATCCGCCCGATCCTCGGCCGCGCGATCGGGCTGTTCCGCGCCGTGCACGGCCTGCGCCTGCGCGTCGACGACGGCGGCCCCGACCTGCACGTCGACAAAGCCGTACTGACGACAGGGCACAGCGCGCTCGAACCCACCGAGGAGGAGCTGGCGTTCCAGCGGCACGCCGACCGGCACCCCGGGCTGCGCTACCTCGGCCGCGGGATCGCCGCCGAGCAGCCCCTGGACACCATCCCCGCCGGAGCCACCGTCGCGGTGCGCGGGCTCGGCCTGACCTTCTACGACGTCGTGCGCTCGCTCACGATCGGGCGCGGCGGCCGGTTCGAACGGGACTCCGGAGGCCGGCTGCGGTACCTGGCCGGCGGGCGGGAGCCGCGGATCGTCGCCGGGTCCCGCAGCGGGCTGCCGTTTCTGGCGCGGGCCCAGGTGCACGAGCCGGAACTGGC
Proteins encoded in this region:
- a CDS encoding LysR family transcriptional regulator, which codes for MELRQLEYFVAVAEELSFTKASRRLRVVQSGVSTAIRALEREVGAALFDRDSRHVALTDAGSAMLPSARATLAAARAASDAVQQQSGELHGSVVMGSMLSTSGIDVAGVLGRFHRANPAVRVRVLYSPSGSRGHVHALLDGTIDVALASFPRRPPAGLTVEVLTEERLRLVCGPGHPLAGATGVRLDDLAEVIFVDFPEGWGTRDVADIAFDRLGYHRSVPLEIPDYATSAALIRQGHVAAFLPGTVAASFTDLVVVPVLGEPLSWNVSLAGSASRPLSRPALALMAELRRSVRG
- a CDS encoding MFS transporter; protein product: MLVPAVLVNVLAAVIFLSWSSVPALLVARFVSGISIGMLTATATAHLTELHLAARPDASRARADLVATAANLGGIGLGPLVSGLLAQYAGDPLHVPYLVFQALMLIGAVAIGLAPETVEARRVRYRPQRISVPRPARGRFYAAGAAALAEFAVFGLFTSLAPAFLANVLHEHSHALAGVTSFAVFAAGALAQILFARAGLRRQLGYGLTLLVVGVVLLTIAVQLPSLVLFLAGGVLAGGGAGAAFKGSVSIVLSVAPPAGRGEALAGLFLAAYVGLAVPVLALGLATQLVSLQVALAGFAVLLLAILALVSRRLFGAA
- a CDS encoding sugar kinase, which gives rise to MTPEVLCIGETMVLVTPVEPGPLAEADLFRLDVGGAESTVALYLRDLGHHSAWAGRVGDDPLGRRLVDAIAGHGVDVRWVRVDQDAPTGVYFKDPGAGGTRVHYYRAGSAASRLSPGDLAEMPIGDAKLVHLSGITPALSASCRALVEAALDRDGPVSFDVNHRPALWSAAAAGPVLLELANRADIVFVGQDEAQTLWDAATPEEVRKLISSARLVVKDGADGATEFDGPQRTFAPAPPVDVVEVVGAGDAFAAGYLSGVLRGLDPATCLRDGHRVAARALGGTGDFVPGGAL
- a CDS encoding SDR family oxidoreductase, coding for MSRTVLVIGGGSAIGIAIAEAFAGELVLAAAAQPVAAATGATDEQWRAAIANTLDAACYPARAALRVMPRGGATVAVTSVNGFLAAPGLPGYAAAKSGLDGLVRQLALEYGPKGVRVNAVAPGMIGSADLPGVTEGYPLGRTGTPREVADAVAFLASPRASFVTGAVLPVDGGLSIASPAAFLRPDLRARFLG
- a CDS encoding dihydrodipicolinate synthase family protein, with protein sequence MYVSALLKPTDEECAAQAADWAAKGATKVKLAAGKGVEADLATFDAVAAAAPAMKIAVDAHRAYRIGEAVELGQELGRRGALFFEAPLVPEDVAGHQELAARITTPVAVGEAMRNRYEFADWLGRRALRLAQPDVARTGITEAMSIVDIASAYHVPVVCHHSVGLGVSLAAGIHVSAAGADTPYFEYQPDPSPSRRPSCAPRSRQARPASGCPPGRASASRSTPTWSPPSRRRADTVPDTPTGLIPILATPFTAGGELDPASLRSLVESQLSAGADGPAVFGMAGEGFALTTAERAKILREVRTVAGPGVPVIAGVNGTSTVTALEQAHAAATGGADQVMVLPPFLAKPGPGQVVEFFAEVADKAGVPVMIQNAPSVTGVPIDVAAVSALAGVGGITSIKVEAPPTPAKVAAVRGTGLTVLGGQNAQALIEEYDNGAVGTMPACEFTDLLRGILDDLAAGRRAEARAAFTRMLPLIHLGVRPGQAWAVHKEVLRRRGIIGSAAVRLPARPLEPVTAKALDEVLDELALPSWRGGPR